From a region of the Gossypium raimondii isolate GPD5lz chromosome 10, ASM2569854v1, whole genome shotgun sequence genome:
- the LOC105777369 gene encoding photosynthetic NDH subunit of subcomplex B 3, chloroplastic, producing MGTLQLSIHGLATTSSVPCKFNFRSRSSTTHLRFSTPKIRAVSTVPDSESTAKDKEPDEPPAVDFAFVHSVLLPDGTPDVHFRRACGGQKLRDIMLDNNMELYGPYGRPLLNCAGGGTCGTCMVEVVEGKELLTPRTDKEKEHLKKKPKNWRLACQTIVGKPDSKGLLVIQQLPEWKAHEWSYEKILPTEEP from the exons ATGGGTACTCTCCAGCTTAGCATCCATGGCTTAGCTACTACATCCTCAGTGCCTTGTAAATTCAACTTCCGCAGCAGAAGCAGTACCACCCACCTCCGCTTCTCTACACCCAAAATCCGAGCTGTTAGCACCGTCCCCGACAGCGAATCCACCGCCAAGGACAAGGAGCCTGACGAGCCTCCCGCTGTTGACTTTGCATTTGTTCAT TCTGTTTTGCTGCCAGATGGTACCCCGGATGTACATTTTCGCAGGGCTTGTGGTGGGCAGAAACTTAGAGATATTATGCTGGATAATAACATGGAGTTGTATGGACCAtat GGTAGACCTCTGCTGAACTGTGCAGGAGGAGGGACCTGTGGAACTTGCATGGTTGAG GTTGTAGAAGGGAAAGAGCTACTAACCCCTCGAACAGACAAAGAGAAAGAACATCTAAAGAAG AAACCAAAAAACTGGAGATTGGCCTGCCAAACAATTGTTGGTAAACCAGATTCAAAGGGCCTG CTGGTGATTCAACAACTGCCTGAATGGAAAGCACATGAATGGTCTTACGAAAAAATTTTGCCTACAGAGGAGCCCTAA
- the LOC105777367 gene encoding uncharacterized protein LOC105777367, whose translation MSNRHSHTVSHSISSPKAPPVMLDRTLSSRRSQPHLDFDFPSTAASSAVSPVPESSTSLADESKTKKPPLYLVATNYISRFGLVKSPCLCLSLCLLLIVFALFSLLLNSRSFVCVSSYDPISRVSLFGLDGVDSDFGSLGVPWCRSKHGKTVEWTSKDLINGLEEFVPIYETRPIKNNLYGMGFDHSFGLWFITRWLKPEIMIESGAFKGHSTWVLRQAMPDTPIISLTPRHPEKYLKKGPAYVDGNCTYFAGKDFVDFGSVDWEKVLKIHGISDFSRVLVFFDDHQNELKRLKQALKAGFHHLVFEDNYDTGTGDHYSLRQICDQFYIRGGGHSCFKDSDEARIRSKRKKFWEKAVDIDELCGPHEAWWGVRGEMRDNFNHNKTTISYGEHFQNSRFVESILDVYWELPPTAGPSLTHQTRYDPGRAPPPVVEDGRYRMFQRLGLDRLERSVFNGYTQMVYLQISKPES comes from the exons ATGAGTAACCGTCACTCCCACACCGTATCTCACTCGATCTCGTCGCCAAAAGCCCCACCCGTTATGCTGGACCGAACCCTCTCTTCCCGCCGCTCTCAGCCCCACCTCGATTTCGACTTTCCCTCCACCGCCGCATCTTCCGCCGTGTCTCCCGTCCCCGAATCCTCCACCTCACTCGCCGACGAGTCCAAAACCAAGAAGCCACCCCTCTATCTCGTGGCCACCAATTACATTTCTCGCTTCGGTCTCGTCAAATCGCCGTGTCTCTGCCTCTCCCTTTGCCTTCTTCTCATTGTTTTCGCGCTTTTCTCTTTGCTGCTAAACTCTCGCTCCTTCGTTTGCGTCTCGTCTTATGACCCGATCTCTCGGGTCAGTCTCTTCGGTCTCGACGGGGTTGACTCCGATTTCGGATCCCTTGGCGTTCCTTGGT GCAGATCGAAACATGGAAAAACAGTTGAATGGACATCCAAAGATTTAATCAATGGCTTGGAGGAGTTTGTACCAATATATGAAACTCGTCCTATCAAAAACAATCTGTATGGGATGGGTTTTGACCACAGCTTTGGGCTTTGGTTCATTACCCGGTGGCTAAAACCAGAAATAATGATTGAGAGTGGTGCGTTCAAGGGGCATTCCACTTGGGTTCTGCGGCAAGCAATGCCTGACACACCAATTATCTCGCTCACACCCCGACATCCTGAGAAGTACTTGAAAAAGGGCCCTGCTTATGTTGATGGAAATTGTACATACTTTGCTGGAAAAGATTTTGTGGATTTTGGAAGTGTTGATTGGGAGAAGGTACTTAAGATTCATGGAATTTCTGATTTCAGCCGGGTCCTTGTCTTTTTTGATGACCATCAAAATGAACTGAAAAG GCTAAAGCAGGCATTGAAAGCTGGCTTTCACCATCTTGTTTTTGAAGACAATTATGATACTGGAACAGGAGATCATTATTCATTGAGGCAGATTTGTGACCAGTTCTACATAAGAG GGGGTGGCCATAGCTGCTTTAAGGACAGTGATGAAGCCAGAATTCgatcaaaaagaaagaagttcTGGGAGAAGGCTGTTGATATAGATGAACTTTGTGGGCCACATGAAGCATGGTGGGGTGTTAGAGGGGAGATGCGAGataattttaaccacaataagaCCACAATCTCTTATGGTGAACATTTTCAGAATAGCAGGTTTGTCGAATCGATTCTTGATGTTTATTGGGAGCTACCACCAACAGCTGGTCCATCTTTGACCCACCAAACTCGATATGATCCTGGCCGTGCACCTCCTCCTGTTGTTGAAGATGGCCGATATCGAATGTTTCAGCGGCTTGGTTTAGATAGGCTTGAGAGATCCGTATTCAATGGATATACACAGATGGTATATCTGCAAATTTCCAAACCAGAATCTTGA
- the LOC105775169 gene encoding LOW QUALITY PROTEIN: auxin-responsive protein IAA17-like (The sequence of the model RefSeq protein was modified relative to this genomic sequence to represent the inferred CDS: inserted 1 base in 1 codon) produces the protein MFRSFTGKTNKRGFFQTLMCTPLEHEYLRFAETCSMQSSEKISSSSVESIEDKTRKTSLNLKRTELRLGLPGSHSPDRNXLFGEDLESNDTSNGFGVTPLKKLGSGAKRDFSYAIDGPNEKWVFPCDEKNLAPPANDHVSAPSTKTELIGWRPVGSLQKNKKASNFAKKSDETSGDGGRLYVKVSMDGAPYLRNVDLKTYNNYMELSSALERIFSCFTIGECSGKGVAIGCEYVMTYEDKDGDWMLVGDVPWRMFIDSCLRLRIMKSSETLGLASKGHAEVHTT, from the exons ATGTTTCGTTCTTTCACCGGGAAAACTAATAAGAGAGGGTTCTTTCAAACTTTAATGTGTACACCTTTGGAACATGAGTACTTACGCTTCGCAGAGACTTGTTCAATGCAAAGCTCTGAGAAGATATCTTCCTCTTCAGTTGAGTCCATTGAAGACAAAACCAGAAAAACAAGTCTCAATCTCAAACGAACTGAGCTGAGGCTTGGCTTACCAGGTTCTCACTCTCCTGACAGAA GTCTTTTTGGCGAAGATTTAGAGAGTAACGATACAAGTAATGGTTTTGGTGTTACCCCTTTGAAGAAGTTGGGGTCTGGAGCTAAAAGGGATTTCTCATATGCCATTGATGGGCCTAATGAGAAATGGGTTTTCCCATGTGATGAGAAGAATCTTGCTCCTCCTGCAAATGACCATGTTAGTGCTCCATCTACAAA GACTGAGTTGATAGGATGGCGACCAGTTGGATCACTCCAGAAGAATAAAAAGGCCTCCAATTTCGCAAAGAAGAGTGATGAGACTAGTGGTGATGGCGGTCGCCTGTATGTAAAAGTGAGCATGGATGGAGCACCATACTTGAGAAATGTCGATCTCAAAACCTACAATAACTACATGGAACTCTCTTCAGCTTTGGAGAGGATATTCAGCTGTTTTACAATCG GAGAGTGCAGTGGGAAAGGGGTAGCAATAGGATGTGAATATGTGATGACATATGAAGACAAGGACGGAGATTGGATGCTTGTCGGCGATGTTCCATGGCG GATGTTTATCGATTCATGTTTGAGACTAAGGATAATGAAAAGTTCGGAGACTCTTGGATTAG CATCAAAGGGCCATGCTGAAGTGCACACAACATGA
- the LOC105777368 gene encoding protein THYLAKOID ASSEMBLY 8, chloroplastic, whose protein sequence is MAASLRFNPTSIPSLYPISTYKSFTPVRCGPRDNRGPLVKGRILSTEAIQAIQSLKRAQRNSSSTATVTPLPSLSRLIKSDLLAALRELLRQDQCALAVHVLSTVRSEYPPPDLSLYADVVVALARNHLKDEIDGLIEEIGSIECDDEKALVRLIKGVTGAGRKESTVRICGLMKENGVGSRKRVGEYVVKVLSKGLRRFGEVDLALEVEREFGELSRVNSDKLTIY, encoded by the coding sequence ATGGCTGCCTCACTCCGGTTCAATCCTACTTCAATCCCTTCTCTCTACCCAATCTCCACCTACAAGAGCTTCACTCCGGTACGCTGCGGCCCACGCGACAACCGCGGACCTCTCGTTAAAGGCCGTATCTTAAGCACCGAAGCCATCCAGGCCATCCAATCTCTCAAACGCGCCCAGCGGAACTCTTCATCGACGGCGACGGTCACCCCACTCCCTTCCCTCTCCCGCCTCATCAAATCCGACCTCCTCGCCGCCCTGCGCGAACTCCTACGGCAAGATCAATGCGCCCTCGCCGTCCACGTACTCTCCACCGTCCGATCAGAATATCCGCCTCCTGACTTGAGTTTGTACGCCGACGTCGTCGTCGCGCTCGCTAGGAACCATCTTAAGGATGAGATTGATGGGTTGATTGAGGAGATTGGAAGCATCGAGTGCGATGACGAGAAGGCGCTTGTGAGGCTGATTAAGGGCGTGACTGGCGCCGGAAGGAAGGAATCAACGGTGAGGATTTGCGGGTTGATGAAGGAAAATGGAGTCGGATCGAGAAAAAGAGTTGGGGAGTATGTGGTCAAAGTATTGAGCAAAGGATTGAGAAGATTCGGGGAAGTGGATTTGGCTTTGGAAGTTGAGAGGGAATTTGGTGAATTGTCTAGGGTCAATTCCGACAAATTAACAATTtactag
- the LOC105778050 gene encoding peroxisome biogenesis protein 2 gives MICVRSNPSPAPQEDAWVTSYQRLVPHWHSVSLSHQHSSIPISISRVNQFDAARLDIELSAMLKEQLVKVFSLMKPGMLFQYEPELDAFLEFLIWRFSIWVDKPTPGIALMNLRYRDERAVALRGKVRTGLEGPGLTFAQKMWYCVAAVGGQYIWARLQSLSAFRRWGDSEQRPLARRAWGLMQRIEGLYKAASFGNLLIFLYTGRYRNLIERSLQARLVYESPNMNRAVSFEYMNRQLVWNEFSEMLLLLLPLLNSSTVKSFLHPFSKDKSSSSKEDDSICPICWASPTLVYLALPCQHRYCYYCLRTRCAAVPSFQCSRCSKPVVAMQRHGSDVEHKTQSQ, from the exons ATGATTTGTGTAAGAAGCAATCCATCCCCAGCACCACAGGAAGATGCTTGGGTTACTTCTTACCAAAGGCTAGTTCCTCACTGGCACTCTGTTTCTCTTTCTCATcag CATTCAAGTATACCGATATCAATATCTAGAGTTAATCAATTTGATGCTGCTAGATTGGATATTGAGCTGTCAGCCATGTTAAAAGAACAGCTGGTTAAAGTTTTCTCCTTGATGAAG CCAGGAATGTTATTTCAATATGAACCAGAACTCGATGCATTCCTCGAGTTTCTCATTTGGCGGTTTTCAATTTGGGTAGATAAGCCAACTCCAGGAATTGCACTTATGAATCTGAGGTATAGAGATGAACGTGCCGTGGCATTAAGAGGAAAAG TAAGAACAGGTTTGGAAGGACCTGGGCTAACTTTTGCTCAAAAGATGTGGTATTGTGTTGCTGCAGTGGGTGGTCAGTACATCTGGGCTCGTTTACAGTCATTATCTGCTTTTCGCAGATGGGGTGATTCTGAGCAG aGGCCATTGGCACGGCGAGCTTGGGGTTTGATGCAACGTATTGAAGGGCTTTACAAGGCTGCATCATTTGGCAACCTACTCATATTTCTTTATACTGGAAG GTATAGAAACCTTATTGAAAGATCATTACAAGCGAGGCTTGTCTATGAAAGCCCTAATATGAATCGAGCTGTTAGTTTTGAGTACATGAATCGTCAGTTGGTGTGGAATGAGTTCTCG GAGATGTTGTTGCTGCTTCTCCCTCTTCTTAACTCATCAACCGTTAAAAGTTTTCTTCACCCTTTCTCAAAGGACAAATCTTCGAGTTCTAAAGAGGATGACTCTATTTGTCCCATTTGCTGGGCAAGTCCAACACTTGTTTATCTCGCTCTCCCTTGTCAGCATCG GTATTGCTATTACTGCCTTAGAACACGCTGTGCTGCGGTTCCCTCATTCCAGTGTTCCAGATGCAGCAAGCCTGTTGTGGCGATGCAGCGGCATGGCAGTGATGTTGAACATAAAACTCAGAGTCAGTAA